A DNA window from Rhipicephalus sanguineus isolate Rsan-2018 chromosome 8, BIME_Rsan_1.4, whole genome shotgun sequence contains the following coding sequences:
- the LOC119402356 gene encoding piggyBac transposable element-derived protein 4-like, translating to MLEHSVCNFVAFPLGGSTQQGKKQFLFFHLRVAVFRCFCEVLSSKKKMSDNKKRLTAEEALELFWSLPENSNNSDDEEFESSEDEVWDLPPDESSENESDVENAPPASSSMLKKRRRPPYAGKRKKKRKSAVSKADTENDSEGPQWDTSTVCMPTPTNHSFTISQRLSPTITALDAFSLYFDNEVLDHILEQTNLYAEQTQRKGWVPLTRDELEAYIGMLILMSVNRMHQLQMYWSSDSFFYVNEIAKVMTYKRFQMICNCLHLNDNDKMPGYGDKDFDRAYKVRPLINMMNKKFQTEYSPSTHVAVDESMILFKGRSSLKQYMPMKPKIKRGYKVWSLADSETGYLLQFQLYEGKNAQKPLDRTLGEHIVLSLADGVVPTGSQLFFDNFFSSTKLLQELRDIGIFACGTFRTNKKDLPPEVKTDNKMDRGSYLWRRKRDVIAYQWRDTKNVHLMSNYHEPECRVDVQRTLPNGKKISVECPQVVKDYNAWMGGVDKFDQKRNAYPADRRSKRWWSRIFYFILDAAIVNAFIQANSIENVGYLHFRLKLGRQLIAQRSFRKPRRTITAFKNKRGKSNGRAMTGVPDESRFSGNTHHPSFTGTRRRCRSTSKREVRTRYMCKVCNVPLCATCFAPFHKKV from the exons ATGCTAGAACATTCTGTATGCAATTTCGTGGCGTTTCCACTAGGTGGAAGCACGCAACAAGGCAAGaagcagtttttgttttttcacttgcGCGTTGCAGTTTTTCGGTGTTTTTGTGAGGTTCtttcaagcaagaaaaaaatgtctg atAACAAGAAACGTCTCACTGCTGAAGAAGCACTTGAATTATTCTGGAGCTTGCCAGAGAACTCTAACAACAGTGATGATGAAGAGTTCGAAAGCAGTGAAGATGAAGTTTGGGATCTACCACCCGATGAGTCCAGCGAGAACGAGAGTGATGTTGAAAACGCTCCCCCCGCTTCGTCGAGCATGCTGAAGAAAAGACGGCGTCCACCATATgcaggcaaaagaaagaaaaaaaggaaaagtgctgTTTCGAAAGCCGACACTGAAAATGATTCAGAAGGACCTCAGTGGGATACGTCGACTGTTTGTATGCCTACGCCTACGAATCACAGCTTCACGATCTCCCAAAGACTCAGTCCGACAATCACTGCCCTTGACGCGTTCTCCTTGTATTTCGATAATGAGGTGTTGGACCATATTCTAGAACAGACAAATCTCTATGCtgaacagacacagcgaaagggATGGGTGCCGCTGACACGCGATGAGCTTGAAGCTTACATTGGGATGCTGATCCTTATGAGCGTCAACCGCATGCATCAACTTCAAATGTACTGGTCTTCCGATAGCTTTTTCTACGTGAATGAAATTGCCAAAGTGATGACATACAAGCGGTTTCAGATGATATGCAATTGTCTTCATCTGAACGACAACGACAAAATGCCAGGCTATGGTGACAAAGATTTTGATCGCGCATATAAAGTGCGTCCTTTGATCAACATGATGAACAAAAAGTTTCAGACGGAGTACAGCCCATCGACACATGTTGCAGTTGATGAAAGCATGATTTTGTTCAAAGGACGCTCAAGCTTGAAGCAATACATGCCTATGAAGCCCAAGATAAAGAGGGGCTACAAGGTATGGTCCCTCGCAGACTCCGAAACGGGCTACCTGCTCCAGTTTCAACTCTACGAGGGGAAAAACGCTCAAAAACCACTTGACCGCACATTAGGTGAGCATATTGTTCTCTCACTAGCAGATGGTGTCGTGCCCACTGGTTCTCAGTTGTTTTTcgataattttttttcatcaacaAAACTTTTGCAAGAATTGCGGGACATAGGCATTTTTGCCTGCGGAACTTTCCGTACAAACAAGAAAGACCTTCCGCCTGAGGTGAAAACTGACAACAAGATGGACAGGGGTTCATACTTGTGGCGAAGAAAGCGGGACGTCATTGCCTACCAGTGGAGGGACACAAAGAATGTCCACCTGATGTCCAATTACCACGAACCAGAATGTCGCGTCGATGTTCAAAGGACGCTGCCGAATGGCAAAAAAATATCAGTGGAGTGCCCTCAGGTGGTCAAAGATTATAATGCATGGATGGGTGGCGTCGACAAGTTCGATCAAAAGAGGAATGCCTACCCTGCAGACCGGCGGTCTAAGCGATGGTGGAGTAGAATTTTCTACTTCATTCTTGATGCGGCGATTGTCAACGCATTTATACAAGCCAACTCCATCGAGAATGTTGGATACCTTCACTTCCGCCTCAAGCTTGGCAGACAACTCATCGCACAAAGGAGCTTCCGCAAGCCTCGGAGGACCATCACTGCCTTCAAGAATAAGCGAGGCAAGAGCAACGGTCGCGCGATGACTGGTGTTCCGGATGAGAGTCGGTTCTCCGGAAACACTCACCACCCAAGCTTCACAGGCACGCGACGGCGGTGCCGCTCAACCAGCAAAAGAGAAGTCCGCACGAGGTATATGTGCAAAGTGTGCAATGTTCCGCTGTGTGCAACTTGCTTCGCACCATTTCACAAGAAAGTGTGA